A DNA window from Procambarus clarkii isolate CNS0578487 chromosome 75, FALCON_Pclarkii_2.0, whole genome shotgun sequence contains the following coding sequences:
- the LOC123771741 gene encoding uncharacterized protein isoform X1, with amino-acid sequence MQLSDGSQLDYVNRFKYLGLEVPLYGPVVFRLCRQFKERLRALKAVAGYHSGYGANVRIVKMMYFAYIRSLVDYAAPLLVLMPERKLGGLEKLQNEALRIILGCPRTTKILNMRKELNILSVVDRVTEINCQIGIKMLRLTHPNPCTEALQNFFIEDQHCSKWITKTGTQLRMYGVHDLYQEKQQRHFPAPWEVTPFPVLIPPFPPKKQIRDQPKLRLEAKLNALSHIDALSTEHSLSQIIYTDGSLHRTTGAAGSAVVMTMGDGLYLYFEWGVRINNWASTLQTELFALILALKCVQVSKLDTLIVSDSLSSLNALNSLRHNCNMLVSEARHKYNKIIKDGNSPFHVVSISCWPPNA; translated from the coding sequence atgcaactgtctgatggctcccagcttgactatgtaaacagattcaaataccttggccttgaggtgccactgtatggtcctgttgtattcagactctgtcgtcagtttaaagaaaggctccgagctctcaaggctgttgcaggttatcactcaggctatggtgccaatgtcagaattgtcaaaatgatgtactttgcatacatcagatctttagtggattatgctgcacctctgcttgttttgatgcctgaaagaaagcttggagggcttgaaaaattgcagaacgaagccttgaggataatccttgggtgccctcgtaccacaaagatacttaatatgagaaaggaacttaatattctgagcgttgttgatcgtgttactgaaattaactgtcaaattggtataaaaatgcttaggctaactcatcctaatccttgcacagaagccctccagaatttctttattgaagatcagcattgttccaaatggataacaaaaactggaactcaactcagaatgtatggggttcatgatttgtaccaagagaaacaacaacggcactttcctgcaccgtgggaggttacaccctttccagttttaatccctccctttccacccaagaagcaaattagagatcagcccaagcttcgtcttgaggcaaagctcaacgccttaagccatattgatgctctgtccacagagcattctctctctcaaattatatacactgatggttccctacaccgcaccacgggtgcagctggaagtgcagttgtcatgacaatgggcgatggcctatacctgtactttgagtggggagtccgtataaacaactgggcctctacccttcagactgaactatttgccttgatccttgcactgaaatgtgtacaagtctcaaaacttgatacattaattgtaagtgactccttatcatccttaaatgctctcaactctttaagacataactgtaacatgctcgtgtccgaagctagacacaaatacaacaaaattattaaggatggtaacagtccatttcatgtggtctctatctcatgttggcctccgaatgcatga
- the LOC123771741 gene encoding uncharacterized protein isoform X2: MQGYKLVFKMKRPVISPFLVTILLQSATSILVEKVVVPPVVLAGRRATLECHYQEDGDKLYSLKWWRGDEEFYQYIPPIRKDFPATGVTVNLTATNSLNFGNDGQEVVVLDEVGLDTAGVYKCEVLAEHSFETVFKQANMTVIYEPDGPPVITTAPGTESNNITAGQRVFLICTSPPASPPPVLTWSINERRVDPSWVTTYSPVFKRKMARAKSRLEFTVSSKLIASGRDLAVKCSATQTGMSSSSAGSEDYRTLNSYEQSVYLILRPSPPLSFWGRIFSSGSSVHVCLQHHHNLLLLVIAVLAPPALATHG; encoded by the exons aTGCAAGGCTACAAGCTTGTTTTCAAGATGAAAAGACCCGTCATCTCGCccttcctggtcaccatactcctACAGTCAG CTACCAGCATCTTGGTGGAAAAGGTGGTAGTGCCACCAGTGGTCCTTGCTGGTCGACGGGCGACCCTAGAGTGCCACTACCAGGAAGATGGAGACAAACTATACTCTCTTAAATGGTGGAGAGGCGACGAGGAGTTCTACCAGTACATCCCCCCCATCAGGAAGGACTTCCCGGCCACAGGCGTTACTGTCAACTTGACAGCTACCAACTCCCTCAATTTt GGCAACGACGGGCAAGAGGTGGTAGTTCTGGATGAAGTTGGTCTCGACACTGCCGGCGTCTACAAGTGCGAGGTCCTCGCTGAGCACAGCTTCGAGACGGTGTTTAAACAGGCCAACATGACTGTAATAT ACGAACCGGACGGTCCGCCGGTGATCACCACAGCTCCTGGGACTGAGAGCAACAATATAACGGCAGGCCAGAGAGTCTTCCTCATCTGCACCTCTCCACCGGCCAGCCCTCCACCGGTCCTTACTTGGTCTATCAACGAGAGACGT GTGGATCCATCATGGGTAACAACATACTCCCCAGTGTTCAAGCGAAAAATGGCCCGGGCTAAATCTAGACTAGAATTCACCGTCAGCAGCAAactgattgcctcgggcagagaTCTCGCTGTGAAGTGCTCGGCGACCCAAACTGGAATGAGCTCTAGTAGTGCGGGTAGCGAAGACTACCGTACATTGAACTCCTACGAGCAGAGTGTCTACCTTATCCTAAGGCCATCGCCACCCTTGTCGTTCTGGGGGCGTATCTTCAGCAGTG GTTCAAGTGTGCACGTCTGCCTACAGCACCATCACAACCTCCTCCTGCTGGTGATAGCTGTGCTGGCGCCCCCGGCTCTCGCCACACACGGCTGA